CGCTCCCCGAGCTGGACGTCCCTGACCTGGCCGCGTGGCGCGCCTGGCTCGAGCGCCATCACGCGTCGAGCTCGGGGACCTGGCTCGTGTTCCGCAAGAGGCACACGAGCCAGAAGTCCATCGGGTACGAGGATGCCGTCCGGGAAGCGCTCTGCTTCGGATGGATCGACAGCTTGATCCGCCGGATCGACGACGATCGGTACGCCCGCAAGTTCACGGGCCGGACGTCGACGAGCAAGTGGTCCGATAGCAACCGCAGGCGCTGGCGCGAGCTCGCAAGAGAGGGGAAGCTCCACGCCGCGGGACGGGCGGCGGCGCCGACGGGGAACCGGTACGCGCCCC
The genomic region above belongs to Candidatus Eisenbacteria bacterium and contains:
- a CDS encoding YdeI/OmpD-associated family protein, producing MSGRAPRRHPASARALPELDVPDLAAWRAWLERHHASSSGTWLVFRKRHTSQKSIGYEDAVREALCFGWIDSLIRRIDDDRYARKFTGRTSTSKWSDSNRRRWRELAREGKLHAAGRAAAPTGNRYAPPTAAKAPPPYLLKALKANPKAWSFFQSLAPTHRRHFIRWIVSAKRADTRDRRVQESVRLLDAGQRLPLK